A window of Fusarium musae strain F31 chromosome 1, whole genome shotgun sequence genomic DNA:
CCCAGAGTTGATGATCTGTAGCAGACAGACAGAGGAAGTGCCGGCGCGGCCCCACCCGACTTGAGTTTAGTGACGTTTAGATTTTTTTGGGTGACAtttgtctcttgtctcgACCCTGATTCCCTTCCTGCCTATCAAGTTCCCTGCATATATTAGCATGCATTGCAATCCTAAGGCTGAGTGAGGCTAGCCTTATTGACTCTCAACGGTTCTAGTTAGGCCAGACATGCTGAACAGGCTTGGGGATGCCTAGAAACTGAGACTTTGAACCTAAGAAATGGTTagataaagttattataaaatagagaAATTCTAACAGTTCTTTGATTAGTGAGTTTTCGTACCCTGATTCCAGTTTCAGGCCATCTAACGCCTATGAAGGCATACGTAGTGAACGCGAATATTGCCCCAATTGTCGGGTGCCGAGGGGTACTTTTGTCACACCTGAAATTAAAGCCTGCTGATTCGACTCACAATCAACGGTCGTGATGGCCCATGACTCACAATTCTGTGACATAGTACCTACACATAGCACAGACAATCTCGGAGTGAAAACGGAGGGAGATGGAAGATATATGAGGTCTAGAGCTTCTCAGGATCAGAACGGTTACAGGCTTGCATTCACGATAGTCAACTCCGCAATCAACTCAACTTACCCTAAACTTTCAACATGGAATCCACAAAAACTTCCTCGATTGACTTTGTAACAGTCAAGACAACACTTCCTGTTTATCCACTTCCACCAAATCATGAACGAAGAACTTTTCGATCAGAACGTCTATCGATGCGTCACATGACTGAGGATGACCTCGGGTTTCTTCGAACTCTTCGCACATGTCCAGATAGCATGAAATGGTCGTCGCAAGGAGGTCCTGATATTGAAATGGAACAGACTGAAAAGAGTCTCAGTCTTCGCCTGCCTCCAAAGGACGGCGAGAGGTACGATTGGCTCATCTCCCTCATCGAGACTGGCGAGCCCATCGGGTTAGGAGGCACCTGCGTATGGTCGAGTGAACTAGGCTGGCCGGCTCTGGGATACATGTTTCTGAAAGAGCATTGGGGCAAAGGCTATGCGTCTGAGTTTGTGAAAGTCTACCTCGATGAGTGGTGGTCGCTCCCAAGGAACGAAGTTGAGCTCACAGTGGACAAGAACACAATTCTCGAAGAGGACGGCGAGGTCAAACAGGAGTGCATCTCAGCCATCACGCTGAGCGAAAATGCTCCCAGTCAAAACGTCCTCAAAAAGGCTGGGTTCAAATTCGTGTCGTCGTGGACGGAAGCTGATACCAGAGACGAGTCTCAAGAAGTGACCCTACATGGGTTTGTTGCTCGCAAGGGAAAGGTTGTCGTTTAGCCAAGCGAGGTCGACAACCGAATAAGGATATAACACAGGCCATTTGACCAATCGGCCTGATCCGAGAACGAGGGTCTTTGATCAATAACGATGCAGGAAACGGACAAGGACGCGGCCGGACATCTGAGGAAGTCCGTGATAGTTTCCAGGTCCGGACGGGGTTCCACTTTTCGCCGATATATATGACGATGACTTCAGCAGCATCAACTTATTGTAGCTTTCAAAATAATTGAAATATTTTATACGAAGCTTGATTTGACCTTACCGCTCTTAAAATGCCCATCTCtattcctcttccttctctcgtGGCCACCGCCACAGGCATCACTGGCTCAGCCTATGCATCCGGTAAGACTGTACAATCAGGCCATAGAACACTGACTGATTATTCTAGGTTTCATTGCCTCTCTTTCACTTGCTGGCATCCTCGCTGCTCTGCAACTACCAGGACCCCCTGGTGTTTCCGTTTGGCAGGTTCTCTTCAACCGTGGATTCGCTCTCATGCCCAAATTTGCCGGAACAACAGCAATCGCCTATCTATACGCCGCATATACAGCTGACCAGCAAGGTCGTAACTGGAAGGGACTAGCTGCCAGTGCTGCTTTGACGGTCTCCATCGTTCCCTTCACCACTATCTTCATGAGTTCAACAAACGACCTTTTGTTCAAGGCGTCTGCTGGAACCTTGGATGCTTCACAGGAGGACGTGGCTACGCTGATTAGAAGATGGGGAGTTTTGAACCTGGTTCGAAGTCTGCTTCCTCTTGCTGGAGCGGCCCTGGGTTTCTCAACTCTGTTCAGGGAAGAATGAAGATGTGACATGGGGGTAAACCGTCGTAGGGCGGGCAAAATAAACAAAACAATGGTGTAGCACAAAAAAAAGTCAGACTCGTCCCAATCAGTACATTCTGCATAAAGAAAACCTGTGTTTTATTTATCCTTCAATGGAAGATGTCCCGGTCTCGACAAAGAAGTACTAGAGCTTCATTCTCCTATGCTAAAAGGCTTTGATAACGCTGCCCCGAAGTAATCGTCGAGATAATTCCATCTAGATACTTCTCCCATTCGCTCGCTTTGAATCCAGTGGTTCACTTCCCATAAAGCAATTGTCGCCAGACCTTTCCTTGATAGATGCTTCCCTCAGTTGTCCCCATGACCATAGCCCAGTGATCTGATTCATTCCCAAAAAGTTCCCATTGCTGTCAACTAGTTCATAGCTCATACCATCATAGCCCCCTCACTGATCCTTCTCAAAATCCTTGATGAGCTTTGCGCATTTACTCAAATTCTTCTTAGGCTCCCAAGTGTTCTCCTTGTTGCCAAAACCCTTCCACTTGACCTGGTAGTAAAGCACCTTGGTATCGGCGTCAACCTGAGAATCAATGATTTTCTCAACCTCCCATTCGGTAGTAGACTCGCTACGCGTAGCCTTCTTTCTGGCAGGAGGGCTTCTCTCTGAGGCTGTTTCAGCTTTGGTCACTCTTGTCTTGGCTGGAGGACGACCGCGACCTCTTTTTCCAGCAacgggcttcttctcctccgcgCCACAAGTATCCTCATCCTGAAGGCTAGCAGTGGATGCAACACGCTTAGAACGACGAGGTGGAGCTAAACTGTTCACTTGCGACCGACGCTGGCGCTTGGCTGGAGGGGCTGCCTTTGCATCTGcggcttcttcatcgctcTCCTCTCCAGGCGAAGGAGCGCGTTTCTCGGGCTTAGAGTCTTGTTCAGTTTTCTCAGACTCAGGAGAATTGAGTTCCTCTTCGGAACTCGCATAGTCCACAA
This region includes:
- a CDS encoding hypothetical protein (EggNog:ENOG41) → MPISIPLPSLVATATGITGSAYASGFIASLSLAGILAALQLPGPPGVSVWQVLFNRGFALMPKFAGTTAIAYLYAAYTADQQGRNWKGLAASAALTVSIVPFTTIFMSSTNDLLFKASAGTLDASQEDVATLIRRWGVLNLVRSLLPLAGAALGFSTLFREE
- a CDS encoding hypothetical protein (EggNog:ENOG41): MTEDDLGFLRTLRTCPDSMKWSSQGGPDIEMEQTEKSLSLRLPPKDGERYDWLISLIETGEPIGLGGTCVWSSELGWPALGYMFLKEHWGKGYASEFVKVYLDEWWSLPRNEVELTVDKNTILEEDGEVKQECISAITLSENAPSQNVLKKAGFKFVSSWTEADTRDESQEVTLHGFVARKGKVVV